In Streptomyces rapamycinicus NRRL 5491, the genomic stretch GACACATCGTGGATCGAGGCCCCGTCGATCGACTCCAGGAAGGGCTGCGGATAGCCGACGGCCCCGGCGATCCGGATCACGCTGCCCTCGATGAGCTGCACCACCATCCCCGAGGCGCCGAACGGCGGCAGCACCCGGTCGGCGATGGCGTTCACCACGTCGCGCATCGTCAGCGCCTGCGCGAGGGCGTCGGTCAGCTCGCCGATCCGCGCGGTGCGCTCGGCCGCCGCTTGCTCGGCCGCGGCCCGCTCCGCCTCCCGCGCCCGGCTCGCGGTGATATCGGCGGCGTAGACCGTGAGCCCGTTCGGCACCGGGACCAGCCGCATGGAGTACCAGCGCTGATTGGTGGGCCAGCGCACCTCGAACCCGACCGGGGTGCCGCTCTCGGCGGCCCGCCGGTAGCGGCTCCGCAGGTCCGGCTCGGCCTCGTCGACGCTCAGCCGCGCGAAGGCGTCCCACAGCGTCCGGCCGAGAGTCGTCCGGGCGGCGCCGAGCAGCCGCTCCGCCTCGCCGTTGACGAAGGTGATGCGCCAGTCACCGTCGACCGCGAAGAACGCGTCGCTCATATGCCAGAGCGCCTGGCCCACCTGGTCGTCCGCCAGCAGGGTGCCGGTGCCGTCCCGGTCCCGCTTCCGGTCGGGAGGGTCCTCCCGCAGCCGTGGGGCGGCCCACGCGGCCAGCGCCTCGACGGCCGCCCACCGCTCCGGTGCGGGCCGCTCGGCCGGGACCATCAGCACCGACAGCGTGCCGGTGACCCGCTCCGGAGTGATCAGCGGAACCGCCAGCAGCCCGCTTCCGGCGGGCAGCGCCGGGCCCGTGCCGTCCCCGGCGCCGAGGGCCGGCGCCCACACCGGTGTGCCCTGGGCCATCGCACGGGCCGGGGCGCTGGCGCCGGCCGACTCGACCTCCGCCCAGTCCCGGGCGACCGGACGGATCAGCCCGTGCACCGCCGTGAGCAGCAGCGACCGGGCGCCGGGGCCGCGCAGATGCACCATGCCGCCGAGACCGCCGGTCTCCGTCACGGCGTGGTCGAGCGCGAATCCGAGCAGATCGGGGCCGCTCAGCCCGTCACCCGCCTCGGTGATCATGCGTATCCGGGCGGCGATGGCGTCGTCCATGCCCATGGGGAAAATTTACTCCCTTAGAGGTGCGTTCCAGTGCTAACCGGTCGGGCGGCGGTCGACCGGGGTCAGCGGGGACCAGACGGGCAGCGTGGTGCGGCGCGGCCCCGACCAGGGGGCCGGGACCGCGTCGATGTCCCGTGCCAGCCGATAGGCGAGCGTCTCGTAGTTCACCCGCCGGCCGCGGAAGTGCGGCCACGCCTCCTCCGCGGTGCGCTCCATCGGATAGCCGTGGGCGCGCATCCGCTCCACCCCGAGCAGGAAGTCCTCGTAGCCGAGCCGCACCGGATCGTCCGGACGCGGGTCGACGTCGTACGGGATGCCGCGGATGTCGGCGATGTCGCGCAGACAGACGAAGCCCGCCCGCAGCGCCAGCCGGGTCCGGGCCTGTGGCTGCGACGGGTTGAAGGCCGCCCGCAGCGCCGCCGCGTCCAGCACCGCCAGCAGTGCGATCAGCCAGTTGCGGTCGGCCTTGGGGGAGCGGAAGTGGATCAGGACCGGATAGGTGGTGTGGGTCTCGCTCACCACGGCGCACCACTGCTCCCAGCCGCGGAAGAGGTCGCCGATGTCGTCCAGCAGGCCCACCTGGGCGTAGCGGGCGAGGATCTCCGGGCCCCACGGCGGGGCGCCCGCCCGGGTCTGCAACAGGGTGACCTGGGTCTCGCGCCGCTGATATGCGTTGTACAGGGTGGGCAGGTAGCCGATCTGCAGGCCGACCACGATGGGGCCGGTGGCCGCCGCGCAGAAGTCGATGGCGGTCAGGCTGGCCCGGCGGCTGCTGGCGAAGCCGAGGGTGAAGAGCGAGGACCCGGCCTCGTGGATCCCCTCGTGTACGTCCAGTCCGCTCACCGCGGCCTCCAGCAGCCCGTAGCCGATCATGAAGGAGAGCAGCCAGCCCAGCAGCGTGATCACGATGGACACCGGCGCCACCGGGGCCAGCACCCGGTCCTTCGCCTCGATGCCGTGCAGCCGGTCGGCCAGAAAGCGGAACGGACGGCTGACCGAGCGCTGGACGAACCCGGTGAACCCGGCGGGGGTCGGCCGGGGGATGACCAGGGTGCGCAGCACCGAGGAGAAGATTCCCAGCACGATGACGGCGCCGATGACGCCCAGCAGTACTCGCACCGCGCTTCCGTTCCGCCCACGTCATTTCGTGAACATCCCGGGGTGCTCGCGGACGTACTCCCGCACCCCGGTCGCGGGCCTTCCCGTGATCGTCTCGATGTCGTCGGTCCAGCGGTCGTAGCGGTTCTCCGCGTGCAGCCGCGCCATCGTGGCGAGGTGGTCGAAGAGGTGGTCGGGCAGGTCCAGCGCCTTCAGGTCGTGGTTGACCCAGGCCTCGTAGGAGACGTCCACATAGGCGACCGGCCGGCCCAGCGCGTCGGCGAACTCCCCGGCCATGGTGGTCATGTCGACGGAGGCCGGGCCGGTCAGGTGGTAGGTCCTGCCGATGTGCGAGGAGGGGTCCACCAGGATCGCCGCCACCACCGCGGCGACGTCCCGCGCCGCGACCGGGGAGGTGCGCCCGGTGCCGAACGGCAGCCGGATCGTGCCCTCCTCGGCGATGGAGCGGTAGACGAAGGCCGTGAAGAGCGGATTCTCCAGGAAGACGGTGGGCCGGAGGTGGGTGACGGGCAGTCCGGACCAGTTGAGCGCCTGCTCCGCCAGCCAGTGCTCCCGCTGCTGCGTGGACTCCGAGGTGCTGGAGAGGTCCATCTGGGAGACCGTCATCTGCGACATGTTGACCAGCGCGTCCAGCCGCGCGTAGTCGCGGGCGACCGCCGCCGTGGTCACCGTCGCCTCCAGATACTTCGGCGACACGCTCATGCCGAAGTACATCCGCCCGCAGCCGTCCAGCACGCGGGCCACGTCCGGGGCGCGGGTCAGATCGCCCGCCACCACCTCCGCGCCCGTGGCGCGCAGGGCCTCGGCCCGCTCGTCCTCCCGGTGGACCATGGCGCGCACGGGCAGCCCGCGGCGGCGCAGCTCCTCCACCACGGTACGGCCGACCGCCCCGGTACTGCCCGCGGCGCCGGTCACCAGGATCGGTGGATCGGGCATGGCTAGGACACCAACTTGTCGAGGGTGATGGGCAGTTCGCGGATCCGGACACCGGTGGCGTGGTGCACGGCGTTGGCGATGGCCGCCGCGGTGCCCGTGATGCCCACCTCGCCGAGGCCCTTGGCCCCCATGGGGTTGGTGTACGGATCGGACTCGTCCACCCAGTGGGCCTCGACCGAGTGGACATCGGCGGCGGAGGCGATGTGGTACTGGGCGAAGTCCTGGTTGACCACATGGCCGAACCGCGGGTCCAGCACGCTGTGTTCGTACAGCGCCATCGAGATGCCCTGGGTCATTCCGCCGATCAGCTGGGAGCGGGCCGTCTTGGGGTTGATGACCCGGCCCACGTCGAACATGCCCAGCAGTCGCGCCACCCGCACCTCGCCGGTGTCCTCGTCCACCCGTACCTCGGCGAACTGGGCGCCGAAGCTGTGCATCGCGAAGCGCTCGGCCTCCGGATTGCCGCCGGGCAGCTCCGCGGTGACCTCCAGCCCCTCCGACGGCGCGATACCGCCGTGCTCGGCCTGCAGCCGGGCCCGCAGCCGGTCCGCAGCCTCCCAGATCGCGGTGCCCCAGCTGTTGATGCCCGCCGAGAACCCGGCGACCGACGCGGCAGGCAGCGCCGTGTCCCCGATCCGCATCTCCACCTGCCCGACCGGGACGCTCAGCGCGTCCGCGGCGATCTGGGTGAGCGCCGTCCAGGTGCCGGTGCCCAGGTCGGCGGCGGCGATCCGGACCGTGTAGTGGCCGTCCGGGGCGAGCCGGATCGTGGCCGCGTTGCCGGGGAAGCGGGGGGAGGGGTACGTCGAGGCGGCCACGCCGGTGCCCACCAGCCAGCGGCCCTCGCGCCGCGACCGGGGAACCGGGTCGCGGTGGTCCCAGCCGGCCCGGCGGGCGCCCTCGCGCAGACACTCCGTCAGATGGCGGCTGGAGAACGGCAGCCCGGACTCCGGATGCACCTCCGGCTCATTGCGGATCCGGAACTCCACCGGGTCGAGACCACAGGCGATCGCCATCTCGTCCAGCGCCGACTCCAGCGCGAACATCCCCTGCGCCTCGCCCGGCGCCCGCATGATCGTCGGCACCGGGACATCCAGCGGGGCCAGCCGGTGGGTGGTGCGCCGGTGCGGCGCCGCGTACATCATCCGGGAGCAGACGCCCACCTGCTCCGCGTACCCCTTGGCCTTGGCGGTCTGCTCGATCACCTCGTGGCAGAGCGCGGTCAGCCTGCCGTCCCGGCCGGCGCCCAGCCGGATCCGCTGGATCGACGCCGGGCGGTAGCCCACCAGGGCGAACATCTGCTGCCGGGTCAGCGAGAACTTGACCGGCCGCCGGACCATCCGGGCCGCCATCGCGGCGAGCACGGCGTACGAGTGGGGGTAGACCTTCGAGCCGAACGCGCCCCCGACATGCGGGGAGATCACCCGCACCCGTCCCGGCTCGAGACCCAGCACCCCGGAGATCAGGGCCTGGCTCATGGAGGCGCCCTGGGTGGAGCAGCGCACGGTCAGCTCCCCGTCCAGCCAGGTGACCACGGCGGTGTGCGGCTCCATCGGGTTGTTGTGGTACATCGGCGTGGAGTACGTGACGTCCACCATGGTCGGCGAGGCCGCCAGCGCCGTATCGACGTCCCCGAGCACACTGTCGGCGGGCGAGCCGTCCTGGAGCTCCCCGCCGCCCGAGCCGAAGGTCGCTGCGTGCACCGGGGAGTAGAGGTCGCCGCGGTCGGCGCGCAGCTCCACATCGGGGGGCCGGCTCTCGTAGTCCACGCGGACGAGCCCCGCCGCGCGGCGCGCGGTCTCCAGGCTCTCGGCCACCACCGCCCCGATGAACTGGCCGCGCCAGGCGACCTCGTCGGACTGGAGCACCGCGAGCTCCGGATCCTCCGGCCGGGTCAGCGTGGGCGCGTTGAGATGGCTGAGCACCGCCAGCACCCCCGGCTCCGCCTCCGCGAGCGCGCCGTCCACTCCGGTGACCCGCCCGGCGGCGATCGTGGACTGCAGCGGATACAGATAGACGGGCTGGTCGAGGGGCCATTCATAGGCGTAGGTGGCGGTGCCGGTGACCTTCTGCACACCGTCGATACGGTCCATCGGGACGCCGATGGCGCGGGGGCGTGCCGTGACGTCGCTCATCGCGCCTCCTCCAGCAGCTCCAGCAGGGTGCTGACCATCGTGTTGCGGGCGAGCGGGACCTTGAAGGCGTTGCCCGCCAGCGGCCGCGCCGCGGCCAGTTCGGCGGCGGCCGCGTCCACGAAGCTCTCCCGGGTGGCGGGCGCGCCGCGCAGCATCGCCTCGGCCGTGGTGGCCCGCCAGGGCTTGTGCGCCACTCCGCCCAGCGCGATGCGCGCATCTCGTACCGCCCCGTCGGTGACCTCCAGCGCGGCGGCGACCGAGACCAGCGCGAAGGCGTACGAGGCGCGGTCGCGCACCTTGCGGTAGCGGGAGCGGGTCGCGGAGTGCGGGGGCGGCAGCTCCACTCCGGTGATCAGCTCACCGCGCTCCAGGACGGTGTCGCGGTCGGGGGCGTCCTCCGGCAGCCGGTGCAGCCGGGTCAGCGGGATCCGCCGCTCGGCGGCCGGGCCGGTCACCGTCACCACCGCGTCCAGCGCGGCCAGCGCGACGGCCATGTCGGAGGGGTGGGTGGCCACACAGACGGGGGAGGCGCCCAGGATCGCCATATCGCGCTGATAGCCCTCCATCGCCGAGCAGCCCGAGCCCGGTATGCGCTTGTTGCAGGGGGTGGTGACGTTCTGGAAGTACGGGCAGCGGGTGCGCTGGAGCAGATTGCCGCCGGTGGTGGCGAGGTTGCGCAGCTGGCCCGAGGCGCCCGAGAGCAGCGCCTGGGAGAGCACCGGATAGCGCCGCCGGACCCGCTGGTCGGCGGCCAGATCGCTGTTGGGCACCGCCGCGCCGATCCGCAGCCCCCCGTCGGGCAGTTCCTCGATCCGGTCCGAGGTGAGCCGCCGGACGTCGATCAGCACCTCCGGGGTCGTCACCTCAAGACGCATCAGATCGACCAGATTGGTGCCCCCGGCCAGATAGGCCGCCTCGGGCTCCCTCACCAGGGTGGCGACGGCCGCCGGCACCTCATCGGCGCGTTCGTAGCGAAAGGGCTTCATCGGTGCGCCACCTCCGCGATCGCCGGGACGATGTTCGCGTACGCGGCGCAGCGGCACAGATTGCCGCTCATCCGCTCGGCGATCTCCTCGTCGTCGAGCACCACATCGGTGGCGCCCGGATCCTTGCTCACGGCGCTGGGCCAGCCGTTCCCGGCCTCCTGGAGCATCCCGGCCGCCGAGACGATCTGACCGGGTGTGCAGTAGCCGCACTGGAAGGCGTCATGGGCGATGAACGACCGCTGGAGCGGATGCAGCTCACCGTCGGTGAGCCCGGCCGCCGTGACGATGTCCGCGCCCTGGTGGGCGACGGCCAGTGCGAGGCAGCCGAGGATCCGGCGGCCGTCGAGCAGCAGGGTGCAGGCGCCGCACTGTCCGTGGTCGCAGCCCTTCTTGGGGCTGGTGTTCCCCAACTGTTCGCGCAGGGCGTCCAGCAGTGTCGTACGGGTGTCGACGGTGAGGCGGTGCTCGGTCCCGTCCACCCGGAGCTCGATCTCGAGGTCCATGTTCCCTACCCTTGATCGTCGTCCTTCGGAACGTCACGGGGCACCCCCATTCTCGGACATTTAGGTACTGATCGCCCGTTCGGCGGTATGGTCACGCCGAAACGCCGCACCGATACGGGCCGCGGCCCACACCCGGCCGACACCGGTGGACCAGGCCGCGGCCCGGGGCCAGAACCTCCTTCAGGTGCGCTGGATCACGGCTTCCAGATGGGGCAGATAGTGGTCCATGCGATCCCGCTTGGTGAGCAGATACGGGAGGTTCTCCTTGTGCGGAGTCATCAGCAGCGGCACCTGCTCGCTGACCCGGACGCCGTGCCGCAGCAGCGCGTCCCGCTTCTGGGGGTTGTTGGACAGCAGCCGTACGGAACGCACCTCGAGGTCGTGCAGCACATCCGCAGCCACCTTGTAGTCACGGGCGTCCGCCGGCAGGCCGAGGGCGAGGTTGGCCTCGACGGTGTCCAGCCCCTCGGACTGGAGCTTCATCGCCTGGAGCTTGGCGAGCAGCCCGATCCCGCGCCCCTCATGGCCTCTCAGATACACCAGAACGCCCCGGCCTTCGGCCGCGATCGCCTTCAGCGCGGCGGACAGCTGGTCGCCGCACTCGCAGTGACGGGAGCCGAACGCGTCTCCGGTGAGGCACTCGGAATGCAGCCGGGTAAGCGCTTCCTCCCCGCCGACATCGCCGTATACCAGCGCTATTTGTTCATCACCGCGCACGAGGTCCCGATAGCCGATCGCGAGAAAGTCGCCATGCTTCGTGGCCAGCCGGACATTCACCACTCGTTCGACACCCGAGGTGCGGGTGTCGACATCGAACACGCCATCACTTTCTGTCATGTCCCGATCTTATCTGGAAAACCACCGCCCTTGTACAGGAGAATGAGAAAGCCGCAGCAACAAGCTGTCAGGACGACGCATGAAAGGTCCACGAGATATGAGCGGTTCGGGAACGCGCCCGCAGGCCGGCATGGTGTTGCCGACACGGACGACGGAGGAAGTGCGGGCCGACCGGGTCGATGTCGCCGTTCTTCCCGTAGGCAGCTTCGAACAACACGGCGCATTTCTCCCACTGGTGACCGACACGGTCATCGCCTGCACGGTCGCAGCTGAGATCGCGGCCGCGTATCCGGTGCTCCAACTGCCCCCGGTGACGGTCTCCTGCTCCCATGAACACGCCGCCTGGCCAGGGACGGTGTCGATATCCGCGGCCACCCTCTACGCCGTCGTCCGCGATATCGCGGACTCACTCAGGCGCTCGGGTATACGCGGTCTGATTCTGGTGAACGGACACGGCGGAAATTATGTACTGCGCAACATCGTGCAGGAATCCGCGGGCACTGACTTCCGCATGGCGCTATTCCCCGGATCGGCCGACTGGGAGACCGCCAGGACACGCGCCGGAGTACGCACCCCGGCCAACAGCGATATGCACGCGGGCGAACTGGAGACATCGATCCTCCTGTATGCCCATCCGGAACTCGTACGGCCCGGTCATGAAACCTCCGACTGGATATCCGACGATCGGAAACATCTGCTCACCCTCGGTATGTCCGCCTATACCGAGTCCGGGGTCGTCGGCCGTCCGTCCAGGGCATCCGCGGACAAGGGAAAGGAACTCCTGGCCGGGCTCGTCGACTGCTTCGCCGAGTATCTTTCCCTGGTCGGTGCCGAGAAGGAGGCGTGATGACCTTCCTGGAGACGGAAGAGGCATGGGAGCGGCTGCGCTCCGTCCGGACCGAGGCGGACACCGGGGCCGCCGGTCTGGTCCGGGGCCCGGACGGCCGGTGGCGGTGGAACGAGGCCGCCTCGCCGGAGGCCCGGCTCCTGGTCGACCGCTACCTCCCGCTGTGCCTGGCCGGGCCGCGGCTGACCATCGCTCAGCTCGGCCAGAGCCTGGACGGCTTCATCGCCACCCGCACCGGCGACGCCGACTACGTCACCGGCGAGGAGGACCGCCGCCATCTCCACCGGCTGCGCGCACTCGCCGACGCGGTGGTCGTCGGGGCCGGCACCGCCGTGGCGGACGACCCCCAGCTGACCGTGCGCGCCTGCGCGGGCGCCCACCCGGTGCGGGTCGTTCTCGATCCGCGCGGACGGGTGCCGCTCGGCCGACGGGTGTTCACCGATGGCTCAGCTCCGACCCTCTGGGTGGTGGGCACCACCGGTGAGCGCCGGCCGGCGCCGCCGGACGGCGTGGACGTGCTGACGCTTGACGACCCGGACGCCTTTGCCCCCCACCACCTGGTGCGGGCGCTTCGGCGGCGCGGGCTCGGCCGGATACTCGTCGAGGGCGGCGGGGTCACCGTGTCGCGCTTCCTGCACGCGGGGGCGCTGCACCGGCTCTACGTCACCGTGGCCCCGGTCCTGCTCGGCGACGGCATCCCCGGGCTGCGCTTCGACGGGACGACCGTCATGCGGGACGCGCTCCGCCCCCCGGTCCGCCGCGACACCCTCGGCGAGGACTCCCTCTTCGAACTCGACCTGTCGGCCCCGCAGCCGGCCGTACCACTGGACGGCCAGCACCACGACACCGGGGAGGCTCGCGGCGAAGGTGAGCACCCCGTAGACCATGGCCACGGTCAGCCCCTGGCTCGCGCCCAGGCCCGCGGCGCCGAAGGCCCAGGCGGTCACGCCCTCGCGGGGGCCCCAGCCGCCGACGTTCAGCGGCAGGGCCATGGCGATCAGGGCGAGCACCATCAGGGGCACCAGCTCGGTCAGCGGGGCGTCTGACCCCGCCACCCGCGCGGCCAGGACGAACGTCGTCAGATGCCCGGCCAGCACCACCACTGAGGAGATCACCACCCCCGGCCAGCTGCCCCGGGCCAGCAGCCCGCGGCGCGCCTCGAGGAGTGCGCCGCGGACCGAGCCCCGCCGCCGCCCGGCCACCGGCGCCGCGCGGCGGTGGCGCCGGACGGCCACCACCGCGAGGAGCGACAGGACGCCCACCGTGGCCAGTACCCATGCCGTGGCCGGCCCGCCGATCAGCCGGCCGGTGTGTTCCAGGACCAGGGAGGGGTGGGCCAGCAGGATCGCCACCCCCACCGCGATCAGCACCACCTGGCCCGCGACCCGCTCCAGCACCACCGCGCGCACGCCCCGGCCGACATCGCCCGCGTCCCGCCCGTGCCGCACCGCGCGGTGCACATCGCCGAGCACCCCGCCGGGCAGCGCGGCATTGAGGAACAGCGCGCGGTAGTAGTCGGCGACGGCCGGGCCCAGCGGCAGCCGGATCCGCAGCCCACGCGCCACCAGACACCAGCGCCAGGCTTGGAAGACCGTGGTGAGCAGGCCGAGGCCGACCGCCGCCAGCAGGGTGCGCCCGTCGACGGTGCGCAGGCCCTCGACGAAGGCGCCGGTACCCAGCCGCCACAGCACCACCCCGAGGATGGCGACGCCCGCGGCCGCCCCGAGCCGGGCCCGCAGCGCGCCGGTCACGCGGCCGCCCCCAGTGTGCGGGGCGCGGGCAGCGCCAGCAGATCGTGGTGGTGCACCACCACCCGCAGCGCGCCCGCCGCGGCCATCGCCAGCCGGCGGCGCAGATACGCCTCGGCGTGCGCGCCGAGCTCCGGCCGGTGGTCCACGGCCGCGCCCACCCAGCCCCGCAGCCACTCGGCCGTCAGCGCGGAGTGCTCGGCGCCCAGCACCCAGGGGCTGGCGTGGGTCCGTACCGTCGCGCCGTGCCGGGTGAACGCCTCGGAGGCCACCGCCATCGCGTCGGGGCCCACCAGACCGCCGCGCCGCTGATGGGCGTTGAACGCCTCGGTGATCTCCGCGTCCATCGGGTCGGCCGGGGTGAGCTCGACCCGCCCCACCACGGACAGCGCCAGCAGCGCCGGGCACTCCGCCTCGGCGCAGGCCGCGGCGATCCCGTCCACCTCCTCGGGGGTGAGCACGTCCAGCAGCGCGGACGCCGTCACCAGCGAGGCGCCGTCCAGCGTGCTCGCGGTCAGCCGGGAGAGGTCGCCGCGCGCCGTCGCGACGGTGATGCGGCTGCCGTCGGTGGCGGCCCGGGGCATCCGCACCGCCGCCCGGTCCAGCAGATCGGGGTCGCGGTCGTGCAGGATCCACAGCTGCGGGCCGCTCAGCCGGGGCGCCAGCCAGCGCCCCATGGAGCCGGTGCCGCAGCCCAGGTCGTGGATCACCAGCGGCGGGCCGGACAGCCGGGGGCCGAGCGCCTCGAGGAGTTCGGGGGAGCGGGCCGCCGCGTCGGCGGCCTCCCGCAGCTCCAGCCAGTCGGGTGTGTAACGCGGTACGTCGGTCGTCTTCACGCGGCCCTCCGCGGTTCGTGTCGGAGCTGTTCCAGCGCACCGGCCAGATTGCGGGTGGTGTTCTCCCACCCGGCCAGCGCGGTGCGCCGCTCGTGCGCGGCGGCGGTGAGCCGGCGCCGCGCACCGGGGTCGCCCAGCCAGCGGCGCAGCGCCGCGGTGAGCGCGTCGGGGTCGTCCGGGTCGACGAGGATGCCCGGCACCCTGCCGTCGGGTGCCTGCCCGACCGCCTCCGGAACCCCGCCGACGGCCGTGGCCAGCACCGGGATCCCCCGGGCCAGCGCCTCGGTCACCGCCATGCCGTAGGTCTCGGCGTACGAGGCGAGCACCATCGCGTCGGCGGAGGCGTAGCCGGCGTCCAGCTCGGCGCCGGTCCTCGGGCCGAGCAGATGCACCCGGTCGGCCACGCCCAGCTTCCCGACCAGCTTCCGGAGCCGGGCGGCGTACTCCGGGTCCTGCTCGAGGGAGCCCACGAGGTCGCAGCTCCAGGGCAGATCGTCGATCCGCGCGAGCGCCTCGACCAGCCGCAGCTGCCCCTTGCGCGGGGTCACCGAGGCCACGCACAGCAGCCGCGAGCCCTCGCCGCCCGAGGAGGCGAGCGGCGCGATGTCGGCGCCGGGCGCCGCCACATGGACCCGGTCCGGGACCAGCCCGTGCAGATCCACCAGCCGCCCGGCCGCCCAGGCGCTGGTGGCCACCACGGTCCGCACCGCGCGCAGCGTCCGGCCCTCCAGCGCCTTCAGATCCTCGGCCCGGCCGGGGGCCAGCCCGGTCTCGTCGCTCAGCGGCAGATGCACCAGCACCGACAGCCGCAGCCGCTGTGCCTGCGGAACGACGATGTACGGGAGCGCACAGGCCACCAGCCCGTCGAGCAGGACCAGCGTGCCGTCCGCCAGCGCGGTCAGGAGCCGGGCCAGCTCGGCGCGGGCGGCCGGGCCCGGCTGGGGCCAGTCGCCCGCGATGGCGTGCTCCTCGACCCGCCAGCCGGAGCCGGGCAGGTCCCGGCAGATCCGCCGGTCGTAGACGTTGCCGCCGCTCGGCGCGGCCGGATCGGCCACGCCGCCGGGCATCACGAAGTGCACCGTGCGCGGTGCGGCCCGGGTCATAGGCCACGCTCGTAACTCGCCCAGGCGACATGCGACTCATGCAGCGTGACGGCGATCCCGGACAGGCCCCGGGCGCCCTCGCCCAGCGCCC encodes the following:
- a CDS encoding creatininase family protein is translated as MSGSGTRPQAGMVLPTRTTEEVRADRVDVAVLPVGSFEQHGAFLPLVTDTVIACTVAAEIAAAYPVLQLPPVTVSCSHEHAAWPGTVSISAATLYAVVRDIADSLRRSGIRGLILVNGHGGNYVLRNIVQESAGTDFRMALFPGSADWETARTRAGVRTPANSDMHAGELETSILLYAHPELVRPGHETSDWISDDRKHLLTLGMSAYTESGVVGRPSRASADKGKELLAGLVDCFAEYLSLVGAEKEA
- the ribA gene encoding GTP cyclohydrolase II — encoded protein: MTESDGVFDVDTRTSGVERVVNVRLATKHGDFLAIGYRDLVRGDEQIALVYGDVGGEEALTRLHSECLTGDAFGSRHCECGDQLSAALKAIAAEGRGVLVYLRGHEGRGIGLLAKLQAMKLQSEGLDTVEANLALGLPADARDYKVAADVLHDLEVRSVRLLSNNPQKRDALLRHGVRVSEQVPLLMTPHKENLPYLLTKRDRMDHYLPHLEAVIQRT
- a CDS encoding xanthine dehydrogenase family protein molybdopterin-binding subunit → MSDVTARPRAIGVPMDRIDGVQKVTGTATYAYEWPLDQPVYLYPLQSTIAAGRVTGVDGALAEAEPGVLAVLSHLNAPTLTRPEDPELAVLQSDEVAWRGQFIGAVVAESLETARRAAGLVRVDYESRPPDVELRADRGDLYSPVHAATFGSGGGELQDGSPADSVLGDVDTALAASPTMVDVTYSTPMYHNNPMEPHTAVVTWLDGELTVRCSTQGASMSQALISGVLGLEPGRVRVISPHVGGAFGSKVYPHSYAVLAAMAARMVRRPVKFSLTRQQMFALVGYRPASIQRIRLGAGRDGRLTALCHEVIEQTAKAKGYAEQVGVCSRMMYAAPHRRTTHRLAPLDVPVPTIMRAPGEAQGMFALESALDEMAIACGLDPVEFRIRNEPEVHPESGLPFSSRHLTECLREGARRAGWDHRDPVPRSRREGRWLVGTGVAASTYPSPRFPGNAATIRLAPDGHYTVRIAAADLGTGTWTALTQIAADALSVPVGQVEMRIGDTALPAASVAGFSAGINSWGTAIWEAADRLRARLQAEHGGIAPSEGLEVTAELPGGNPEAERFAMHSFGAQFAEVRVDEDTGEVRVARLLGMFDVGRVINPKTARSQLIGGMTQGISMALYEHSVLDPRFGHVVNQDFAQYHIASAADVHSVEAHWVDESDPYTNPMGAKGLGEVGITGTAAAIANAVHHATGVRIRELPITLDKLVS
- a CDS encoding NAD(P)H-binding protein: MPDPPILVTGAAGSTGAVGRTVVEELRRRGLPVRAMVHREDERAEALRATGAEVVAGDLTRAPDVARVLDGCGRMYFGMSVSPKYLEATVTTAAVARDYARLDALVNMSQMTVSQMDLSSTSESTQQREHWLAEQALNWSGLPVTHLRPTVFLENPLFTAFVYRSIAEEGTIRLPFGTGRTSPVAARDVAAVVAAILVDPSSHIGRTYHLTGPASVDMTTMAGEFADALGRPVAYVDVSYEAWVNHDLKALDLPDHLFDHLATMARLHAENRYDRWTDDIETITGRPATGVREYVREHPGMFTK
- a CDS encoding glycosyltransferase family 4 protein, translating into MTRAAPRTVHFVMPGGVADPAAPSGGNVYDRRICRDLPGSGWRVEEHAIAGDWPQPGPAARAELARLLTALADGTLVLLDGLVACALPYIVVPQAQRLRLSVLVHLPLSDETGLAPGRAEDLKALEGRTLRAVRTVVATSAWAAGRLVDLHGLVPDRVHVAAPGADIAPLASSGGEGSRLLCVASVTPRKGQLRLVEALARIDDLPWSCDLVGSLEQDPEYAARLRKLVGKLGVADRVHLLGPRTGAELDAGYASADAMVLASYAETYGMAVTEALARGIPVLATAVGGVPEAVGQAPDGRVPGILVDPDDPDALTAALRRWLGDPGARRRLTAAAHERRTALAGWENTTRNLAGALEQLRHEPRRAA
- a CDS encoding class I SAM-dependent methyltransferase → MKTTDVPRYTPDWLELREAADAAARSPELLEALGPRLSGPPLVIHDLGCGTGSMGRWLAPRLSGPQLWILHDRDPDLLDRAAVRMPRAATDGSRITVATARGDLSRLTASTLDGASLVTASALLDVLTPEEVDGIAAACAEAECPALLALSVVGRVELTPADPMDAEITEAFNAHQRRGGLVGPDAMAVASEAFTRHGATVRTHASPWVLGAEHSALTAEWLRGWVGAAVDHRPELGAHAEAYLRRRLAMAAAGALRVVVHHHDLLALPAPRTLGAAA
- a CDS encoding FAD binding domain-containing protein, coding for MKPFRYERADEVPAAVATLVREPEAAYLAGGTNLVDLMRLEVTTPEVLIDVRRLTSDRIEELPDGGLRIGAAVPNSDLAADQRVRRRYPVLSQALLSGASGQLRNLATTGGNLLQRTRCPYFQNVTTPCNKRIPGSGCSAMEGYQRDMAILGASPVCVATHPSDMAVALAALDAVVTVTGPAAERRIPLTRLHRLPEDAPDRDTVLERGELITGVELPPPHSATRSRYRKVRDRASYAFALVSVAAALEVTDGAVRDARIALGGVAHKPWRATTAEAMLRGAPATRESFVDAAAAELAAARPLAGNAFKVPLARNTMVSTLLELLEEAR
- a CDS encoding (2Fe-2S)-binding protein; its protein translation is MDLEIELRVDGTEHRLTVDTRTTLLDALREQLGNTSPKKGCDHGQCGACTLLLDGRRILGCLALAVAHQGADIVTAAGLTDGELHPLQRSFIAHDAFQCGYCTPGQIVSAAGMLQEAGNGWPSAVSKDPGATDVVLDDEEIAERMSGNLCRCAAYANIVPAIAEVAHR